One part of the Amaranthus tricolor cultivar Red isolate AtriRed21 chromosome 16, ASM2621246v1, whole genome shotgun sequence genome encodes these proteins:
- the LOC130802750 gene encoding glycine-rich RNA-binding protein 2, mitochondrial-like, whose product MALYNKIGNMLAQTLSQNSSPVMMNAIRCMSSRLFVGGLSWGTDDNSLKEAFSHFGDVAEARVIMDRNTGKSRGFGFVTYTDSESANNAIAMDGQELHGRNIRVNHADERPPRPRGYNGGDGYHNERGYNGRGGGGYEN is encoded by the exons ATGGCACTCTACAATAAGATTGGGAACATGCTTGCTCAGACTTTGTCTCAAAATTCTAGCCCAGTTATGATGAATGCTATTCGCTGTATGTCTTCAAGGCTCTTCGTTGGAG GTCTTTCATGGGGAACTGATGATAACTCCTTGAAGGAAGCATTTTCCCATTTTGGTGATGTAGCTGAAG CTAGGGTTATCATGGATAGAAACACAGGGAAGTCCAGGGGATTCGGCTTTGTCACTTATACCGACAGCGAATCAGCAAACAATGCAATTGCCATGGATGGCCAg GAACTGCACGGTCGTAATATTCGTGTGAATCATGCTGATGAAAGACCTCCTCGACCACGAGGGTACAATGGTGGTGATGGGTATCATAACGAACGAGGGTATAATGGCAGAGGTGGAGGTGGCTACGAGAACTGA